Below is a genomic region from Delftia tsuruhatensis.
GCGGCAGGCGCGGCGCCTGCCGTGAATTTGCGCGCAGGATAGCAGGGCTGCAGCCTGTGTAGAATCGCTCCCCCTTTTCGTGTCCCGCCATGCCACACATCCTCGTCCAAGACCTGCGCAAGACCTACCGCATCCATGAGCGCGACCCCGGCGTGATGGGCGCGGTGCGGGCGCTGGCGCGGCCGCGCTGGCGCACGGTGCAGGCTTTGGCGGGCGTGTCCTTCGCGCTGGAGCGCGGCGAGCTGCTGGGCTTCATCGGCCCCAATGGCGCGGGCAAGTCCACCACCATCAAGATCCTGGCGGGCATTCTGCGGCCCGATGGCGGGCGCGTGGAGATCGACGGGCGCGATCCCTTCGCCGACCGCGAACGGCATGTGGGCCGCATCGGCGTGGTCTTCGGCCAGCGCAGCCAGCTGTGGTGGGACCTGCCCGTGGGCGACGGTTTCAACCTGCTGCGCGACCTGTACCGGGTCGATCCCGTGCGCTTCGCGCGCACCCGCGACGAGCTGGTGGCGCTGCTGAGCCTGGAGCGCCTGCTGGACCAGCCCGTGCGCCAGCTGTCGCTGGGCCAGCGCATGCGCGCCGAGATCGCGGCGGCCCTGCTGCACGAGCCCG
It encodes:
- a CDS encoding ABC transporter ATP-binding protein, translated to MPHILVQDLRKTYRIHERDPGVMGAVRALARPRWRTVQALAGVSFALERGELLGFIGPNGAGKSTTIKILAGILRPDGGRVEIDGRDPFADRERHVGRIGVVFGQRSQLWWDLPVGDGFNLLRDLYRVDPVRFARTRDELVALLSLERLLDQPVRQLSLGQRMRAEIAAALLHEPEILFLDEPTIGLDAPSKLAVRDFVLRANRERGTTVLLTTHDMHDIEALARRVIVIGHGRVLADCGVDALRAQVAAAGPSTGEDGEALAIEAVIARFYAMHGAAEA